A window of Peromyscus eremicus chromosome 7, PerEre_H2_v1, whole genome shotgun sequence contains these coding sequences:
- the LOC131914572 gene encoding C-C chemokine receptor type 5, with the protein MDLQVSSPTYLYDIDYGMSAPCQKNNVKQIAAQLLPPLYSLVFIFGFVGNMLVILILISCKKLKSMTDIYLFNLAISDLLFLLTLPVWAHYAANEWVFGDIMCKLFTGLYHIGYFGGIFFIILLTIDRYLAIVHAVFALKARTVTFGMMTSGVTWVVAVFASLPEIIFIRSQKEGFRYTCSPHFPHTQYHFWKSFQTLKMVILSLVLPLLVMVICYSGILHTLFRCRNEKKRHKAVRLIFAIMIVYFIFWTPYNIVLLLITFQEFFGLNNCSGSNRLDQAMQVTETLGMTHCCINPVIYAFVGEKFRNYLSVFFQKHIVKRFCKHCPIFQQDNLDRINSVYTRSTGEQEVSTGL; encoded by the coding sequence ATGGATTTGCAAGTGTCAAGTCCAACCTATCTCTATGATATTGATTATGGTATGTCAGCACCCTGCCAAAAAAACAATGTGAAACAAATTGCAGCCCAGCTCCTGCCCCCACTCTACTCTCTGGTATTCATCTTTGGTTTTGTGGGTAACATGTTGGTTATTCTCATCCTGATAAGCTGCAAAAAGCTGAAGAGCATGACTGACATCTACTTGTTCAACCTGGCCATCTCTGACCTGCTCTTCCTGCTTACTCTCCCAGTCTGGGCTCACTATgctgcaaatgagtgggtctttgGAGATATAATGTGTAAATTATTCACAGGGCTCTATCACATTGGCTATTTTGGTGGAATCTTCTTCATTATCCTCCTGACGATTGATAGGTACTTGGCTATTGTCCATGCTGTGTTTGCTCTAAAAGCCAGGACAGTCACCTTTGGGATGATGACAAGTGGAGTCACTTGGGTGGTGGCAGTGTTTGCCTCTCTCCCAGAAATAATCTTTATCAGATCTCAAAAAGAAGGTTTTCGTTATACATGTAGTCCTCACTTTCCACACACCCAATATCATTTCTGGAAGAGTTTCCAAACATTAAAAATGGTCATCTTGAGCCTTGTTTTGCCCCTGCTTGTCATGGTCATCTGCTACTCAGGAATCCTCCACACCCTGTTTCGCTGTAGGAATGAGAAGAAGAGGCACAAGGCTGTGAGGCTCATCTTTGCCATCATGATTGTCTACTTTATCTTCTGGACTCCCTACAACATTGTCCTTCTCCTGATCACCTTCCAAGAGTTTTTTGGACTGAATAATTGCAGTGGTTCTAATAGACTAGACCAGGCCATGCAGGTGACAGAGACTCTTGGAATGACACACTGCTGCATCAACCCTGTCATTTATGCCTTTGTTGGGGAGAAATTCCGGAATTATCTCTCAGTGTTCTTCCAAAAACACATTGTCAAACGCTTTTGCAAGCACTGTCCAATCTTCCAGCAAGACAATCTTGATCGTATAAACTCAGTCTATACCCGGTCCACAGGGGAGCAGGAAGTTTCTACTGGTTTATGA
- the Ccr2 gene encoding C-C chemokine receptor type 2, whose translation MEDSDMLPQIIHGILSTSHSLFTRSIQELDEDATTPYDYDNGEPCHKYNVKQIGAWILPPLYSLVFIFGFVGNMLVILILISCKKLKSMTDIYLFNLAISDLLFLFTLPVWAHYAANEWVFGDIMCKLFTGLYHIGYFGGIFFIILLTIDRYLAIVHAVFALKARTVTFGVMTSGVTWVVAVFASLPGIIFTKFKEEYYHHTCGPYFPLIWKNFHAIMRNILSLVLPLLVMVICYSGILHTLFRCRNEKKRHRAVRLIFAIMIVYFIFWTPYNIVLFLNTFQEFLGLSNCVVANHLDQAMQVTETLGMTHCCINPVIYAFVGEKFRRYLSIFFRKHIAKRLCKQCPVFYRETADRVSSTFTPSTGEQEVSVGL comes from the coding sequence ATGGAAGACAGTGATATGTTACCTCAGATCATCCATGGCATACTGTCAACATCTCATTCTCTGTTTACAAGAAGTATCCAAGAGCTTGATGAAGATGCCACCACACCTTATGACTATGATAATGGTGAACCTTGTCATAAATACAATGTGAAGCAAATTGGCGCCTGGATCCTGCCCCCACTCTACTCTCTGGTATTCATCTTTGGTTTTGTGGGTAACATGTTGGTTATTCTCATCCTGATAAGCTGCAAAAAGCTGAAGAGCATGACTGACATCTACTTGTTCAACCTGGCCATCTCTGacctgctcttcctgtttactctcCCAGTCTGGGCTCACTATgctgcaaatgagtgggtctttgGAGATATAATGTGTAAATTATTCACAGGGCTCTATCACATTGGCTATTTTGGTGGAATCTTCTTCATTATCCTCCTGACGATTGATAGGTACTTGGCTATTGTCCATGCTGTGTTTGCTCTAAAAGCCAGGACAGTCACCTTTGGGGTGATGACAAGTGGAGTCACTTGGGTGGTGGCAGTGTTTGCCTCTCTCCCAGGAATTATATTTACTAAATTCAAAGAAGAATATTATCATCACACCTGTGGTCCTTATTTTCCATTAATATGGAAGAATTTCCATGCAATAATGAGGAATATCTTGAGCCTTGTTTTGCCCCTGCTTGTCATGGTCATCTGCTACTCAGGAATCCTCCACACCCTGTTTCGCTGTAGGAATGAGAAGAAGAGACACAGGGCTGTGAGGCTTATCTTTGCCATCATGATTGTCTACTTTATCTTCTGGACTCCCTACAACATTGTTCTCTTCCTGAACACCTTCCAGGAATTCTTAGGACTGAGTAACTGTGTGGTTGCCAATCACTTAGACCAGGCCATGCAGGTGACAGAGACTCTTGGAATGACACACTGCTGCATCAACCCTGTCATTTATGCCTTTGTTGGGGAGAAGTTCCGAAGGTATCTCTCTATATTCTTCAGAAAGCACATTGCTAAACGTCTCTGCAAACAGTGCCCAGTTTTCTACAGAGAGACAGCGGATCGAGTGAGCTCAACATTCACCCCTTCCACTGGAGAGCAAGAAGTCTCAGTTGGGTTGTAA